The Bacteroidales bacterium genome includes a region encoding these proteins:
- a CDS encoding ribose-phosphate pyrophosphokinase translates to MSNERPVKVFAGTNTRYLAEKICENLGCPLGNMIIQHFADGEFAVSFEESIRGCEVYLVQSTFPNSDNLMELLLMIDAAKRASAASVIAVVPYFGWARQDRKDRPRVSIASKLIADLLSVAGIDRLITMDLHADQIQGFFNVPVDHLYASSVFVDYIASLKLEDMVIASPDVGGSKRASTYAKYFGVPLVLCHKQRAKANVVESMMVIGDVEGKNVILVDDMVDTAGTITKAADLMIEKGAKSVRAIASHAVMSDPASERVTNSKMTELIFSDSIPFTKDCPKAHIISIAEMFAETIRRAHNNESISSQYIM, encoded by the coding sequence ATGAGCAACGAAAGACCGGTAAAGGTATTTGCAGGAACAAACACACGCTATTTGGCAGAGAAAATTTGTGAGAATTTAGGATGTCCTCTCGGCAACATGATTATTCAACACTTTGCAGACGGAGAGTTTGCTGTTTCGTTTGAAGAATCAATTCGTGGTTGTGAGGTATATTTAGTACAATCAACATTCCCCAACTCGGACAACTTGATGGAACTTTTGCTTATGATTGATGCGGCTAAACGTGCATCAGCAGCATCAGTTATTGCTGTTGTTCCATATTTTGGATGGGCACGTCAAGATCGTAAAGATCGTCCCCGTGTATCAATTGCTTCAAAACTTATTGCAGACTTACTTAGTGTTGCCGGTATTGACAGATTGATTACTATGGATCTTCACGCTGACCAAATACAAGGTTTCTTTAATGTACCTGTTGACCACCTATATGCTTCTTCGGTTTTTGTTGATTACATAGCATCTCTAAAACTTGAGGATATGGTTATTGCTTCGCCTGATGTTGGTGGTTCAAAACGTGCAAGTACTTACGCTAAATATTTTGGTGTACCTCTTGTTCTTTGCCACAAACAAAGAGCAAAAGCAAATGTTGTGGAGAGTATGATGGTTATTGGTGATGTTGAAGGTAAAAACGTTATTCTTGTTGATGATATGGTTGATACAGCGGGAACAATTACAAAAGCTGCCGACCTAATGATTGAGAAAGGTGCTAAATCGGTTCGTGCAATAGCAAGTCACGCCGTAATGTCTGACCCTGCAAGTGAACGAGTAACAAACTCAAAAATGACAGAGTTAATATTCTCAGACAGCATACCTTTTACTAAAGATTGTCCTAAAGCTCATAT
- a CDS encoding alpha-amylase family protein: MEKIIIYQVLPRLFGNTTENCVPNGTLKENGVGKFSDFTPERLKEIKSLGTTHIWYTGVIEHATATDYSEYGIKLDNKFIVKGLAGSPYAIKDYYDIDPDLADDVPLRMKEFEALINRTHEAGMKVIMDFVPNHVARQYASDAAPEGTVDLGGNDNNNWAFSTQNNFYYLPGQNFSPIFAIGEGENHYNEFPAKVTGNDCFTASPSINDWYETIKLNYGVDYATGWCHFNPIPDTWYKMRDILLFWASKGIDAFRCDMAEMVPVEFWEWCIAQVQERYSNIIFIAEVYNPNQYYNYVKRGGFTYLYDKVGLYDTLKDIVRGRHTGAITKWWQSIGDVKENMLHFTENHDEQRSASQFFAGDPHRAFPLFALSALIDNNPVMLYFGQELGEKATEAEGFSGADGRTTIFDYWSVPSVRGWIKKGLRGLTAEQKDIRNKYKKLLNIAAKEKAISNGLFFDLMYVNGNNDAISTGRSYLFARFYKKDLYIVAVNFRSQEAELNINIPSHLFDYFKITEGEYNCKELISGEKEIRNISQETPFATKLLAYETAIWKCSQKK; the protein is encoded by the coding sequence ATGGAAAAAATTATTATATATCAGGTACTACCTCGTTTGTTTGGTAATACCACAGAAAATTGTGTTCCCAACGGAACACTGAAGGAGAATGGAGTTGGTAAATTTTCGGATTTCACTCCCGAACGATTGAAAGAGATTAAAAGTTTAGGTACTACTCATATATGGTACACAGGTGTTATTGAACACGCTACCGCTACCGACTATTCGGAATATGGTATTAAACTAGATAACAAATTTATTGTTAAAGGATTGGCTGGTTCACCCTACGCTATAAAGGATTATTATGATATTGATCCTGATTTGGCTGATGATGTTCCTTTGAGAATGAAAGAGTTTGAGGCTTTGATTAATAGAACTCATGAGGCAGGAATGAAAGTTATTATGGACTTTGTTCCTAACCACGTTGCTCGTCAATATGCTTCAGATGCTGCACCAGAAGGCACTGTTGATTTGGGCGGCAATGACAACAATAATTGGGCTTTTTCAACTCAAAACAATTTCTACTATTTACCAGGGCAAAACTTTAGTCCGATTTTTGCCATTGGAGAGGGTGAAAATCATTATAACGAGTTTCCTGCAAAGGTTACAGGTAACGATTGTTTTACTGCTTCTCCTTCAATAAACGACTGGTACGAGACTATTAAATTGAACTATGGTGTTGATTACGCTACTGGATGGTGTCATTTTAATCCTATACCCGACACTTGGTATAAAATGAGGGATATTCTCCTATTTTGGGCTTCAAAGGGCATTGATGCCTTTCGTTGCGATATGGCAGAGATGGTTCCTGTTGAGTTTTGGGAATGGTGTATTGCTCAAGTTCAAGAGAGATACTCTAATATTATTTTCATTGCTGAAGTGTATAATCCTAACCAATACTATAACTATGTTAAGCGTGGCGGTTTTACTTATCTGTATGATAAGGTAGGACTTTATGACACTCTTAAGGATATTGTTAGAGGCCGTCACACTGGTGCTATTACTAAATGGTGGCAATCTATTGGCGATGTTAAAGAGAATATGCTACACTTTACAGAAAACCATGATGAGCAACGCTCTGCTTCGCAATTTTTTGCAGGTGATCCTCATAGAGCATTCCCACTGTTTGCATTGTCGGCATTAATTGACAACAACCCTGTTATGCTATATTTTGGTCAAGAACTTGGTGAAAAGGCTACAGAGGCTGAAGGCTTTAGCGGTGCTGATGGAAGAACTACTATTTTTGATTATTGGAGTGTTCCCTCTGTAAGGGGCTGGATTAAAAAAGGGTTACGTGGTTTAACCGCAGAACAGAAAGATATTAGAAATAAATATAAAAAACTACTTAACATTGCAGCAAAAGAGAAAGCCATAAGCAATGGTCTGTTCTTTGACTTGATGTATGTTAATGGTAATAATGATGCTATCTCAACAGGTAGAAGTTATCTGTTTGCTCGTTTCTATAAAAAAGATTTGTATATTGTGGCTGTTAACTTCCGCTCTCAAGAGGCTGAATTGAACATTAATATTCCTTCGCATCTTTTTGATTATTTCAAAATCACTGAAGGAGAATATAATTGTAAAGAGTTGATTTCGGGAGAGAAAGAGATTAGAAATATATCTCAAGAAACTCCTTTTGCTACTAAATTATTGGCATACGAAACAGCAATATGGAAATGCTCCCAAAAAAAATAG
- a CDS encoding Dabb family protein — MVKHIVLFKVKDFENPEDKRKVLEQFRDALMALPEKISCLVSIEAQINENPAESFDLALTTVFNNYEDLATYATHPDHVAAASIFKAVAAGRACVDYTF, encoded by the coding sequence ATGGTAAAACATATAGTTCTGTTTAAGGTTAAAGATTTTGAAAACCCCGAAGATAAGCGTAAAGTTTTAGAACAATTTAGAGATGCCCTTATGGCTTTGCCAGAAAAAATCTCTTGTCTTGTTTCTATTGAGGCTCAAATAAACGAAAATCCTGCTGAAAGTTTTGATTTGGCACTTACTACCGTTTTTAATAACTACGAGGATTTGGCTACTTACGCTACTCATCCCGACCACGTTGCCGCAGCTTCAATATTTAAGGCTGTTGCAGCAGGTAGAGCATGTGTTGACTATACTTTTTAA
- a CDS encoding transporter substrate-binding domain-containing protein, which translates to MISNRYRSIFKIALISLLLIYITSCANRDKKVVYRDWNEIKTEGVLRAITMQNSTSYFIYRGEEMGCEYELIKQFADKHNLQLQIIVAQSYEEIITLLKEGKGDIVVYDMPQNLKKRRAFTYCGPEMVTTQVLVQRSDSTVIKKVNDLISKTVYVERGTRYEIRAKNLNEELGGGITILYNTQDTSTTEGFIDAVANGEIDYTITDNVTAALNKSYYQNLNIGLTVGFSQRSSWLVNKTSSQLADSVNLWVEQNNKTQKYITTLQKYFKMSKWGSEHISPNEMAISLKNGVISPYDHLFKQYADSLGWDWRILASMAYNESQFDSSLVSWAGAKGMMQLMPVTARYFSDEGWSMTNNRENIAAATRYIASLNKSLRKRVEDKEERIKFILASYNSGLGHIFDAIALAEKYGKNPQEWFGNVDEALLLKNFPEYYNDSVCRCGYFKGRETIAYVIKVMELYQFYKQNMPED; encoded by the coding sequence ATGATTTCAAATAGATATAGATCAATTTTTAAAATAGCATTAATATCGTTACTGCTTATATATATCACCTCATGTGCTAATCGTGATAAAAAGGTTGTATATCGCGATTGGAATGAGATAAAAACTGAAGGGGTGCTACGAGCAATAACAATGCAAAACTCCACCTCATACTTTATATATCGAGGAGAGGAGATGGGGTGTGAATATGAACTTATAAAACAGTTTGCCGACAAACATAATCTACAACTCCAAATCATTGTAGCACAATCCTACGAAGAGATAATCACATTATTAAAAGAAGGGAAAGGCGATATTGTAGTATATGATATGCCACAGAATCTAAAAAAACGAAGAGCCTTCACCTATTGTGGCCCAGAGATGGTAACAACACAAGTATTGGTACAACGCTCCGACTCCACAGTAATAAAAAAAGTAAATGATTTGATATCTAAAACAGTGTATGTAGAGAGAGGAACTCGATATGAAATTCGGGCAAAAAACCTTAATGAAGAGTTAGGAGGAGGAATAACCATTCTCTACAACACACAAGATACATCAACCACCGAAGGATTTATAGATGCAGTTGCAAATGGAGAGATAGATTATACCATAACCGACAATGTAACAGCAGCACTGAACAAGAGTTACTATCAAAATCTAAATATAGGATTAACAGTAGGCTTTTCTCAAAGGAGTTCATGGCTGGTAAATAAAACAAGTAGTCAATTAGCAGATAGCGTAAACCTTTGGGTGGAGCAAAACAATAAAACTCAAAAATATATCACAACTCTTCAAAAATATTTCAAGATGAGTAAGTGGGGAAGTGAGCATATCTCTCCCAATGAGATGGCAATATCACTAAAAAATGGAGTAATCTCACCCTACGACCACTTATTTAAACAATATGCAGACTCTCTAGGCTGGGATTGGCGAATATTAGCATCAATGGCATATAACGAGTCTCAATTTGATTCATCACTTGTCTCGTGGGCAGGAGCAAAAGGAATGATGCAGTTGATGCCGGTAACAGCAAGATATTTTAGTGATGAGGGATGGAGTATGACAAATAATAGAGAAAATATTGCGGCAGCAACACGATATATAGCATCATTGAACAAAAGTTTAAGAAAAAGAGTTGAAGACAAAGAAGAACGAATAAAATTTATATTGGCATCATACAACTCAGGCTTAGGTCACATATTTGATGCAATAGCACTTGCCGAGAAGTATGGAAAGAATCCGCAAGAGTGGTTTGGAAATGTTGATGAAGCGTTGCTATTAAAGAATTTTCCCGAATATTATAACGATTCAGTATGTAGGTGCGGATATTTTAAGGGAAGAGAGACCATTGCCTACGTAATAAAAGTGATGGAACTCTATCAGTTTTATAAACAAAATATGCCTGAAGATTAA
- a CDS encoding DUF3332 domain-containing protein produces the protein MKRNKLNIALALVLCCSLTFSSCIGSFGLTHKTLDWNKSIGSKWVNEVVFFCFMIIPVYEITALADVLVINSIEFWKGTNPVYGSKFVEGENSKYVINNHEKGYTITDENTNETVELVYDNTDDSWSAVVNGESHKFLTFVDDNNVNVYDQFGNATTVELSESGVLAYKDAVKALMPVAMK, from the coding sequence ATGAAAAGAAACAAACTAAACATTGCGTTGGCATTAGTATTATGCTGCAGTTTGACTTTCTCATCTTGTATCGGATCATTTGGTCTAACTCACAAAACTCTTGATTGGAATAAGAGCATTGGTAGCAAATGGGTAAACGAAGTAGTATTCTTCTGCTTTATGATTATTCCTGTATATGAGATTACAGCATTAGCAGACGTATTGGTTATTAACTCAATTGAGTTCTGGAAAGGAACTAACCCTGTTTACGGAAGCAAATTTGTAGAGGGAGAGAATAGCAAATATGTAATCAACAACCACGAAAAAGGATATACTATCACAGATGAGAACACAAACGAAACTGTTGAGTTGGTATATGATAACACAGACGACAGCTGGAGTGCAGTAGTAAACGGAGAGAGCCACAAATTCTTAACATTTGTTGATGACAACAACGTAAACGTTTACGACCAATTTGGAAATGCAACAACAGTTGAGTTGAGCGAAAGCGGAGTATTGGCATACAAAGATGCAGTAAAAGCATTAATGCCTGTTGCTATGAAATAA
- a CDS encoding patatin-like phospholipase family protein encodes MRFIHKLLLFIILIITTTHTFAQSVGLVMSGGGAKGIAHIGVIKALEENEIPIDYVAGTSMGAIVGALYAMGYTPEEMMEVVKSSQFESWSTGIINKEQQYYFRKNDPSPRFVSLNMGLAEGSKKVTTTFLPSSLINPVPMNYGFLQLFSIYTAQSNGNFDNLFVPFRCVASDVYNKKAVTFRGGDLGDAVRASMTFPFVFKPIEKDSILLYDGGIYNNFPIDVMREDFAPDFIIGSKVASNPTNPKDGNLMAQIDAMVMQKTDYNVDEDEGVLISFKLDTIVGLLDFPEADMIFALGYQKGLDMADSIKSRIDRRVPLAAKTMQRAEWKSKTPELVFDKIIVNGGNNTQQSFIRKQFEVEKDSAGILNIKGMENAYYKLMSDNKISDMLPHAVYNDSTGVFSLVLNANLKDNFEFGLGGYVSSGSTNMMYLDAKYKTLSLYSLDVDLNGYIGRAYNSGMASVKFELPSKVPVYLKLMGVFSRKKYYESERLFVQKEAPTFILNQEAFAKVRIGLPFLTSSKAEISLGYGYLTDKYYPTNVVDYANTPNDKSNYSLFMGSVKFEHNTLNNLMYPWVGNRVTIVGEFISGKEKYIPGNASSATYHKQHSWLVMHANASKYFNPNKHFGIGVLGDFLFSTKNFNNTYTSTIIQAPAFTPTPHSKTVFNEAFRANQYIATGVIPIWHIVKNLQLRGDFYCFMPFFKIEQSATNPDKTVYGKFMRNPEFLGEITLAYNLPFASISLFGNYYSYPSKNWNFGINFGILMYNPKFIE; translated from the coding sequence ATGAGATTTATTCATAAACTTTTGCTTTTTATTATACTTATAATTACTACAACCCACACTTTTGCTCAAAGTGTGGGTTTGGTTATGAGTGGTGGCGGTGCAAAAGGTATTGCTCATATTGGTGTTATTAAGGCTCTTGAAGAGAATGAAATTCCTATCGATTACGTAGCAGGAACTTCGATGGGAGCTATCGTTGGAGCTCTTTATGCTATGGGATATACCCCTGAGGAGATGATGGAGGTTGTTAAATCTTCTCAGTTTGAGAGTTGGAGTACCGGGATTATTAACAAAGAGCAACAATACTACTTTAGAAAAAACGATCCTTCTCCTCGCTTTGTTTCTTTAAATATGGGACTTGCCGAAGGTAGTAAAAAGGTGACTACAACTTTTTTGCCTTCGAGTTTGATTAATCCTGTTCCTATGAACTACGGATTTCTTCAACTCTTTTCAATATACACTGCTCAATCGAATGGCAATTTTGATAATCTTTTTGTTCCGTTTAGATGCGTTGCCTCAGATGTATATAACAAAAAAGCGGTTACTTTTAGAGGTGGCGATTTAGGGGATGCTGTTAGAGCGTCAATGACTTTCCCCTTTGTTTTCAAGCCTATTGAGAAGGATAGTATCTTACTATACGATGGTGGGATATATAATAACTTCCCTATTGATGTTATGAGAGAGGATTTTGCTCCCGATTTTATTATTGGCAGCAAAGTTGCAAGTAATCCAACAAATCCCAAAGATGGCAACCTTATGGCTCAAATTGATGCCATGGTTATGCAAAAAACCGACTACAATGTTGATGAAGATGAGGGAGTGCTGATTTCTTTTAAACTGGATACGATAGTTGGATTATTGGACTTTCCTGAAGCAGATATGATTTTTGCATTGGGTTATCAAAAAGGTCTGGATATGGCTGATTCTATTAAGAGTAGGATTGACAGGCGTGTTCCTCTTGCTGCTAAAACCATGCAACGTGCTGAGTGGAAGAGCAAAACTCCTGAGCTTGTTTTTGATAAGATTATTGTTAACGGTGGTAATAATACTCAACAATCATTTATACGTAAACAGTTTGAGGTTGAAAAAGATTCTGCCGGTATTCTCAACATAAAAGGTATGGAGAATGCTTATTATAAACTTATGTCGGATAATAAGATTTCGGATATGCTTCCTCATGCCGTTTACAACGATTCAACAGGGGTATTCTCGTTAGTTCTTAACGCAAACCTCAAAGATAATTTTGAGTTTGGATTGGGTGGATACGTTTCTTCGGGTAGCACAAATATGATGTACTTAGATGCCAAATATAAAACTCTAAGTCTCTACTCGTTAGATGTTGACCTTAACGGATATATTGGTAGGGCATATAACTCAGGAATGGCCTCGGTTAAGTTTGAATTACCAAGCAAAGTTCCTGTATATTTAAAATTAATGGGAGTATTCTCAAGAAAAAAGTATTACGAGAGTGAACGTCTGTTTGTCCAGAAAGAGGCTCCTACATTTATTTTAAACCAAGAGGCCTTTGCTAAAGTGAGAATTGGTTTACCATTCTTGACTAGTAGTAAAGCAGAAATTTCGTTGGGTTATGGTTACTTAACTGACAAATACTACCCTACAAATGTTGTTGATTATGCTAATACTCCAAACGACAAGAGTAATTATAGTCTCTTTATGGGTTCTGTTAAATTTGAACATAACACTCTTAATAATTTAATGTATCCTTGGGTTGGCAATAGGGTTACTATTGTTGGTGAGTTTATATCGGGTAAAGAAAAATATATACCGGGTAATGCGAGTAGTGCTACATACCATAAACAACACTCATGGTTGGTTATGCACGCTAATGCAAGTAAATATTTTAACCCTAACAAACATTTTGGTATAGGTGTTTTAGGGGATTTTTTATTCTCTACAAAGAACTTTAATAATACGTATACTTCTACAATTATTCAAGCCCCCGCCTTTACTCCAACGCCTCATAGTAAAACGGTATTTAACGAGGCATTTAGAGCAAATCAATATATTGCCACAGGTGTTATTCCTATTTGGCATATTGTTAAGAATCTACAACTTAGAGGTGACTTTTATTGTTTTATGCCATTCTTTAAGATTGAACAATCAGCAACTAACCCGGATAAAACTGTTTATGGTAAATTTATGCGAAATCCTGAGTTCTTAGGAGAGATTACTCTTGCTTACAATTTGCCTTTTGCTTCAATTAGTTTGTTTGGCAACTACTACTCATACCCAAGTAAAAACTGGAACTTTGGCATCAACTTTGGTATTCTTATGTATAACCCTAAATTTATTGAGTAG
- the serB gene encoding phosphoserine phosphatase SerB, with translation MEEVNKKEIILVQITGDDRPGVTSALTNILAKYNAIVLDIGQADIHHSLSLGILFVTDSINSGFIIKELLFKATEIGINIRFSPVSEEEYNSWVGRQGKSRYIITILGRRVTAQQIGEVTKIVAENELNIDAIRRLTGRMPLEEVETEVGVSCIELSVRGTPRDKNKMQASFIELSSKLSIDISFQEDNIFRRTRRLICFDMDSTLIETEVIDELADRAGVGKEVREITESAMRGEIDFHESFTRRVALLKGLDVSVMKDIAENLPMTEGIERLMKTLKTVGFKIAILSGGFTYFGEYLKRKFGIDYVYANELEVIDGKLTGRYVGDIVDGKRKAELLRLLAQIENVNIAQTIAVGDGANDIPMLNTAGLGIAFHAKPKVKANTKQSISTIGLDGILYFLGFKDSYYNSPLND, from the coding sequence ATGGAAGAGGTTAATAAAAAAGAGATTATTCTTGTTCAAATTACAGGTGATGATCGTCCAGGTGTTACAAGTGCTTTAACAAACATTTTGGCTAAGTACAATGCTATTGTTTTGGATATTGGTCAGGCTGATATTCATCACTCTTTGTCTTTGGGTATTTTGTTTGTTACTGATAGTATTAATTCTGGGTTTATTATCAAAGAACTTCTTTTTAAAGCTACTGAAATTGGTATAAATATTAGATTCTCGCCCGTTAGCGAAGAGGAGTATAATAGCTGGGTTGGCAGACAAGGTAAGAGCAGATATATTATTACTATATTGGGCAGACGTGTTACTGCTCAACAAATTGGCGAGGTAACAAAAATAGTTGCCGAGAATGAACTTAATATTGATGCTATACGAAGACTTACCGGTCGTATGCCTTTGGAAGAGGTTGAGACTGAAGTAGGTGTTTCATGTATTGAACTTTCGGTCAGAGGTACTCCTAGGGATAAAAACAAGATGCAAGCATCGTTTATTGAACTCTCTTCAAAATTGAGTATAGATATCTCGTTCCAAGAGGATAATATCTTTAGACGTACTCGTAGATTGATTTGCTTTGATATGGACTCTACTCTTATTGAGACGGAGGTTATTGATGAACTTGCCGACCGTGCTGGTGTTGGTAAAGAGGTAAGAGAGATTACCGAATCGGCAATGAGGGGTGAGATTGATTTCCATGAAAGTTTTACTCGAAGAGTTGCTCTTCTGAAAGGTCTGGATGTTAGCGTTATGAAAGATATTGCTGAAAACCTACCAATGACAGAAGGCATTGAGCGTTTAATGAAAACTCTTAAAACTGTTGGTTTCAAAATTGCGATTCTCTCGGGAGGCTTTACTTATTTTGGAGAGTATCTTAAACGTAAATTTGGCATTGACTATGTTTATGCTAATGAACTTGAAGTGATTGATGGCAAACTTACCGGCCGTTATGTTGGAGATATTGTTGATGGCAAACGTAAAGCAGAACTTTTGCGTTTACTTGCTCAAATAGAGAATGTGAATATTGCTCAAACTATTGCCGTTGGTGATGGTGCTAACGATATCCCTATGCTAAACACTGCTGGTCTGGGTATAGCATTCCACGCAAAACCAAAAGTTAAGGCTAATACTAAGCAATCTATTTCGACTATTGGATTGGATGGTATTCTTTATTTCTTAGGATTTAAAGATTCTTACTATAACTCTCCTCTTAATGACTAA